A stretch of Borrelia turcica IST7 DNA encodes these proteins:
- a CDS encoding flagellin has translation MIINHNTSAINASRNNGINASNLSKTQEKLSSGYRINRASDDAAGMGVAGKINAQIRGLSQASRNTSKAINFIQTTEGNLNEVEKVLVRMKELAVQSGNGTYSDADRGSIQIEIEQLTDEINRIADQSQYNQMHMLSNKSAAQNVKTAEELGMQPAKINTPASLSGAQASWTLRVHVGANQDEAIAVNIYAANVPNLFAGEGAQTAAAAPAQAGTQQEGAQEPAAAAAPAQGGVNSPVNVTTTVDANMSLAKIENAIRMISDQRANLGAFQNRLESIKNSTEYSIENLKASYAQIKDATMTDEIVSSTTNSILTQSAMAMIAQANQVPQYVLSLLR, from the coding sequence ATGATCATAAATCATAACACTTCAGCTATTAATGCTTCAAGAAATAATGGCATTAATGCTAGTAATCTTAGTAAAACTCAAGAGAAGCTTTCTAGTGGGTATAGAATTAATCGTGCGTCTGACGATGCTGCTGGTATGGGTGTTGCTGGGAAGATTAATGCTCAAATTAGAGGATTGTCTCAGGCATCTAGGAATACTTCAAAAGCTATAAATTTTATTCAAACAACAGAAGGGAACTTGAATGAAGTAGAAAAAGTATTGGTAAGAATGAAAGAGCTTGCAGTTCAATCTGGTAATGGTACATATTCAGATGCAGACAGAGGTTCTATTCAGATTGAAATTGAGCAACTTACAGATGAAATTAATAGAATTGCTGATCAGTCTCAATATAATCAGATGCACATGTTATCAAACAAATCTGCTGCTCAAAATGTAAAAACAGCGGAAGAGCTTGGAATGCAACCTGCAAAAATTAATACACCAGCATCATTGTCTGGAGCGCAAGCTTCATGGACATTGAGAGTGCATGTGGGTGCAAATCAAGATGAGGCTATTGCTGTTAATATTTATGCAGCTAATGTTCCTAATCTTTTTGCCGGTGAGGGTGCACAGACAGCAGCGGCAGCTCCAGCTCAGGCAGGAACTCAGCAAGAGGGGGCACAAGAACCAGCGGCAGCGGCAGCTCCAGCTCAGGGGGGAGTTAATTCTCCGGTTAATGTTACAACTACTGTTGATGCTAACATGTCACTTGCAAAAATTGAAAATGCTATTAGGATGATAAGCGATCAGAGAGCAAATCTTGGGGCTTTCCAAAATAGACTTGAGTCTATTAAGAATAGTACTGAATATTCTATTGAAAACTTAAAAGCATCTTATGCTCAAATTAAAGATGCTACAATGACAGATGAAATTGTTTCATCTACAACTAATAGTATATTAACACAATCTGCTATGGCGATGATTGCACAAGCAAATCAAGTTCCACAGTATGTACTATCACTTCTTAGATAA
- the fliD gene encoding flagellar filament capping protein FliD translates to MSSGFFVPGVDSKYNTKEIRESMLKGDKAKIDTSLKKLEHLEQEKIAWQVINRKVSTLNSLAKQITSLNSPFNHMSGKSSDNDVLSMSARYGAKNETYRINVNQIANSDVFLSANFKQKEITIPAGDYTFLVGTKEIKFKNNGDIESLVRDLNNRGKGFLTAKVVKSDNAGNSRLILQSLKEGESNKLIMKDEALKLAKQIGILSELETNFTPNLTEIINSQQNSSNNISLNKGNITMEPLSEISINIPENIEISGGSKIKFEIKYHDTDDEGVLNEIVFNPGKATFEDAKVEGEDSIINLGPDHKPPLREKKYIQMNMVKIHGNSGSLELPPINVSSEFEKVEVEIGALLDLKEINIENKVNNKVFTIRNIEIFDPRNRDGYLPINAKSFAENAKVRFDGVDVERDSNTINDLIPNVTLNLKKASEEVIIAQVEPDYEGIKKLLLDFLVAYNEVLAEINIVSSNEDNTEGKKSDVLEELTYLSEESKEEAYKNLGILRSEFALKNLKARLESIIFNSYRTNDPNFSIISQIGVFTNSISSSGGLSRYLQLDEKKFNEIIQNNISSVRELFAFDLNEDRLYDDGLAKILGDYLFPLVSSGGFIYNKVRSYDLKIPNQKNVVEDYRKKYEERERKVEGELNTLDFTVKRMKEQEEVLKSFDLQRQNK, encoded by the coding sequence ATGTCTTCTGGATTTTTTGTTCCAGGTGTAGATAGTAAGTATAATACGAAAGAAATACGAGAATCGATGCTTAAGGGTGATAAGGCTAAAATAGATACATCCTTAAAGAAGCTTGAACACTTAGAACAGGAAAAGATCGCTTGGCAGGTGATTAATAGGAAGGTTTCTACTCTAAATTCACTTGCAAAGCAAATTACATCTCTTAACAGTCCTTTTAATCACATGTCAGGGAAGTCTAGTGATAATGATGTACTTTCTATGTCTGCTCGTTATGGAGCTAAGAATGAAACTTATAGGATTAATGTTAATCAAATAGCCAATTCAGATGTTTTTTTATCTGCAAATTTTAAACAAAAAGAGATTACCATTCCTGCTGGAGATTATACATTTTTAGTTGGTACTAAAGAGATTAAGTTTAAGAATAATGGAGATATTGAATCTCTTGTAAGAGATCTTAATAATCGCGGTAAGGGATTTTTAACTGCAAAAGTTGTCAAAAGTGATAATGCTGGGAATAGTAGACTAATTTTACAATCTTTGAAGGAAGGTGAATCTAATAAACTTATTATGAAGGATGAAGCTTTAAAACTTGCTAAACAAATAGGCATTTTAAGTGAACTTGAAACAAATTTTACCCCAAATCTTACAGAAATTATTAATAGTCAACAGAATAGTAGCAATAATATTTCTCTTAATAAGGGTAATATTACAATGGAACCTCTCTCAGAAATTTCAATAAATATTCCAGAAAATATTGAGATTAGCGGTGGAAGTAAAATTAAATTTGAGATTAAATATCATGACACAGATGATGAAGGGGTTTTAAATGAAATTGTTTTTAACCCCGGTAAGGCTACATTTGAGGATGCTAAGGTTGAGGGTGAAGATAGCATAATTAATCTTGGCCCTGATCATAAACCTCCTTTAAGGGAAAAAAAATATATTCAAATGAATATGGTAAAAATACACGGTAATTCGGGTTCTTTGGAATTACCTCCAATAAATGTTTCAAGTGAATTTGAAAAAGTTGAGGTTGAAATTGGGGCACTTTTGGATTTGAAAGAAATAAATATTGAAAATAAAGTTAATAACAAGGTATTCACTATTCGTAATATTGAGATTTTTGATCCAAGAAATAGAGATGGTTATTTACCAATAAATGCAAAAAGCTTTGCTGAGAATGCAAAGGTAAGATTTGATGGAGTTGATGTTGAGCGTGATTCAAATACCATTAATGATTTAATTCCTAATGTTACATTAAATTTGAAGAAAGCATCGGAAGAAGTTATTATTGCTCAGGTTGAGCCTGATTATGAGGGAATTAAAAAACTTTTATTAGATTTTCTTGTGGCTTATAATGAAGTTCTTGCTGAGATTAATATTGTAAGTTCCAATGAAGATAATACGGAAGGTAAAAAGTCAGATGTGCTAGAGGAATTGACTTATTTAAGTGAGGAGAGTAAGGAAGAGGCATACAAGAATTTGGGGATTCTTAGGTCGGAATTTGCATTAAAAAATCTTAAGGCAAGACTAGAGTCAATTATATTTAATAGTTATAGGACTAATGATCCTAATTTTTCAATAATAAGCCAAATAGGAGTATTTACTAATTCTATATCTTCTTCTGGTGGGCTTTCTCGTTATTTGCAACTTGATGAAAAAAAATTTAATGAAATAATACAAAATAATATTAGCTCAGTAAGAGAACTTTTTGCGTTTGATCTTAATGAGGACCGACTTTATGATGATGGACTTGCTAAGATACTTGGGGACTATCTGTTTCCTTTAGTAAGTTCTGGAGGGTTTATTTACAATAAAGTAAGGAGTTATGATCTTAAGATTCCTAATCAAAAGAATGTGGTTGAGGATTATAGGAAGAAATATGAGGAACGAGAGAGAAAAGTTGAGGGAGAACTTAATACTTTAGATTTCACTGTCAAGAGAATGAAGGAGCAAGAGGAAGTTCTTAAATCTTTTGATTTACAGAGACAAAATAAGTAA
- the nagA gene encoding N-acetylglucosamine-6-phosphate deacetylase — MANFCLFNSKSVLTGNDKIENSAVLIKNGKIFDIVTAERLDKMDLKDYEMIDIKGNYITPGLYDNHIHGFCGYGTDQCSTDSIIKMSQHLAEYGVVGFLPTLYPRPIDEMIETIKACINAIGKEKGAKILGLHLEGPFFSPEKKGVHPISYLQEPSIDIMKKFIDAAGGTFIDSFGRKRTNIATMTVAPELKGMRELAMFCMENNITLQAGHTNAKYENMIEAFQVGILHTTHFFNAMSKLDHRNPNAIGAVLIHGDVSCEIIADGYHIHPKLVLMLRKLKDISKLILVTDGLTPTLQTTGKLIANGDEVYLKSDGLFHTVENDTIAGSSLTMIQGVKNLVEFGYSLSEAIQTSSYNPTRIINLEKKGLICHDYDANINVLDKDLNLKLTMIESKIIFNKL, encoded by the coding sequence ATGGCAAATTTCTGTTTATTCAATTCAAAATCTGTGCTGACAGGAAATGATAAAATAGAAAATTCAGCTGTCCTTATTAAAAACGGTAAAATTTTTGATATCGTAACAGCCGAAAGACTTGACAAAATGGATCTAAAAGACTATGAAATGATTGATATTAAGGGAAACTATATAACGCCAGGTCTTTACGATAATCACATACATGGCTTTTGTGGCTATGGAACTGACCAATGCTCAACAGACTCAATAATTAAAATGTCACAGCATTTAGCAGAGTATGGAGTAGTAGGTTTCTTGCCTACACTTTATCCCCGTCCAATTGATGAAATGATTGAAACTATCAAAGCATGTATAAACGCTATAGGCAAAGAAAAGGGTGCTAAGATTTTAGGACTTCACCTTGAGGGACCATTTTTCTCTCCTGAAAAAAAAGGGGTTCATCCTATCTCTTATCTTCAAGAACCAAGCATCGACATCATGAAAAAATTCATAGACGCAGCAGGTGGTACTTTCATAGATTCTTTTGGAAGAAAAAGAACAAATATTGCTACAATGACAGTTGCACCTGAGCTTAAGGGAATGAGAGAGCTTGCAATGTTTTGCATGGAAAACAATATAACACTTCAAGCAGGACATACCAACGCAAAATATGAAAATATGATTGAGGCTTTTCAAGTAGGAATACTTCATACAACTCACTTCTTCAATGCAATGTCAAAACTTGACCATAGAAATCCAAATGCAATAGGAGCAGTCTTAATTCATGGAGATGTATCTTGTGAAATTATTGCTGACGGATACCATATTCATCCAAAACTTGTCTTAATGCTTAGAAAGCTTAAAGACATAAGCAAATTGATTCTTGTAACCGACGGTTTAACGCCAACACTACAGACAACTGGAAAATTAATCGCTAATGGAGATGAAGTTTACCTTAAGAGTGATGGTTTATTTCACACAGTAGAAAATGATACAATAGCAGGTTCATCTCTTACAATGATACAAGGTGTTAAAAATTTAGTAGAATTTGGCTATAGCTTAAGCGAAGCCATTCAAACAAGTTCATACAACCCAACAAGAATAATTAATCTTGAAAAAAAAGGATTAATATGTCATGACTACGATGCAAATATAAATGTCCTTGATAAAGACTTAAACTTAAAATTAACGATGATAGAATCAAAAATAATTTTTAATAAACTTTGA